Proteins from a genomic interval of Bacteroidales bacterium:
- the mrdA gene encoding penicillin-binding protein 2: MNQYDIRKYVIGGTIILVALILIIRLFFLQVIDVSYKISADNNSQRLQTQYPARGLILDRNGRQIVNNQAAYDLMVTPRHVKPFDTTELAKILGLTVPELKETFARLKKDRGYSSYRPSLFLKQMSAETYAVLQEHLYKFPGFFVQARTLRNYVLPIAPHLLGYVAEVDSSEIKQDGYYKIGDYIGKTGIEKYYEKELRGKKGVNIYLVDVHNRIVNSFRNGDMDTMAVVGNDLTITIDAELQVYAEKLMSKVRGAVVAIEPSTGEILAMVSVPNYDPSLLVGRIRSENYRKLNNAPSKPLFDRSVMAFYPPGSTFKVAQGLVGLQQGSLTPSTLFGCHGGYYVGRFSQRCHYHGSPLNLPQAIGNSCNTYFALVFRNFLDNQSAGTTRENYMEWRKDILSFGFGQKLGIDLPQELAGNVPPVEYYDKKYFPTATSWRSLTIVSLSIGQAEMGNTVVQMANFAALIANGGYYHVPHLIKKINGRDTIPQKYAEKRYTVVDTSHFRPIREGMFLAVTGPGGTARSVAIPGIDMCGKTGTAENPHGDTHATFMAFAPMDKPKIAIAVYVENVGYGGTWAAPVASLMIEKYLTGSTTRPWLEDRMLNFNKYDNREAAN, encoded by the coding sequence ATGAATCAGTACGATATACGGAAATATGTCATTGGCGGAACCATTATTTTAGTTGCCCTGATCCTGATCATCAGGTTATTTTTTTTACAGGTGATCGATGTTTCGTATAAAATAAGCGCAGATAACAATTCACAACGTCTGCAGACTCAATATCCTGCACGAGGATTGATCCTGGACCGTAACGGCCGGCAGATCGTGAACAATCAGGCCGCTTATGACCTGATGGTTACCCCTCGACATGTGAAACCGTTTGACACTACAGAACTGGCGAAAATACTGGGTCTGACTGTTCCCGAATTGAAAGAAACCTTTGCCCGGTTAAAAAAGGACCGCGGATATTCCTCATACAGACCATCCCTATTTCTTAAGCAGATGTCGGCTGAGACCTATGCAGTACTACAGGAACATCTATATAAATTCCCCGGTTTTTTTGTCCAGGCACGTACGCTACGGAACTATGTGCTTCCAATTGCTCCGCACCTGCTGGGTTATGTTGCCGAAGTCGATTCATCCGAGATCAAACAGGACGGTTATTATAAAATAGGAGATTATATTGGAAAAACAGGAATAGAAAAATACTACGAAAAAGAGCTCAGGGGAAAGAAAGGTGTAAATATTTATTTAGTGGATGTACACAATCGTATTGTAAATTCCTTCCGCAATGGTGATATGGATACTATGGCCGTGGTAGGTAATGATTTAACCATTACTATTGATGCAGAATTACAGGTTTATGCGGAAAAACTGATGTCAAAAGTGCGGGGCGCAGTAGTAGCTATTGAGCCATCTACAGGAGAAATCCTGGCCATGGTCTCTGTGCCTAATTATGATCCTTCGTTATTGGTTGGCAGGATTCGGTCTGAAAATTACAGGAAATTGAACAATGCTCCAAGTAAGCCTCTTTTTGACCGTTCTGTAATGGCCTTTTATCCTCCGGGATCGACATTTAAAGTCGCTCAGGGTCTGGTCGGTTTACAACAGGGATCACTCACCCCCTCAACATTATTCGGTTGCCATGGTGGATATTATGTGGGACGATTCTCACAGAGATGCCATTATCATGGATCGCCTTTGAATTTACCTCAAGCCATCGGCAATTCATGCAATACCTATTTTGCTCTTGTATTCAGAAATTTTCTGGATAACCAATCCGCCGGAACTACCCGTGAAAATTATATGGAATGGCGTAAAGATATTCTGTCCTTTGGCTTTGGACAGAAACTAGGCATAGATTTGCCTCAGGAGTTAGCCGGAAACGTGCCCCCGGTAGAATACTACGACAAAAAGTATTTTCCGACAGCAACATCCTGGAGGTCTCTTACCATTGTTTCTTTATCCATCGGACAGGCTGAAATGGGAAATACCGTGGTTCAGATGGCTAATTTTGCCGCATTGATTGCCAATGGTGGCTATTATCATGTTCCCCATCTGATAAAAAAAATAAATGGCCGTGATACTATTCCTCAAAAATATGCCGAGAAGCGCTATACGGTAGTAGATACATCTCATTTCAGACCTATACGGGAAGGAATGTTTTTAGCAGTAACAGGTCCGGGTGGAACAGCAAGATCCGTTGCCATTCCGGGAATCGATATGTGTGGAAAAACCGGCACGGCAGAAAATCCGCATGGGGATACCCATGCTACCTTTATGGCTTTTGCCCCCATGGACAAACCCAAAATAGCGATAGCCGTATATGTTGAAAATGTAGGATACGGAGGAACATGGGCGGCTCCGGTAGCTTCGCTGATGATAGAAAAATACCTGACTGGTTCTACAACCCGCCCATGGCTGGAAGACCGGATGTTGAACTTTAATAAATACGATAACCGTGAGGCGGCAAACTAA
- the mreC gene encoding rod shape-determining protein MreC: MRTLFRFFQKHYTFFLFLLLEGIAIFLLVQNNYIQRISFVRATGSFSGRVYEQVSTWREYVHLNEINRQLLEENTTLRNRLSEAFYDLDSSRVASFDSLYFKKYSILYAEVINSTVNKQYNFITLNKGRRQGIKVNMAVTCPDGIVGIIHGVSEHFATVLPVINRNFRVSTKFKKNNFYGSLTWDGRSYRHALLNEIPLHAPVAIGDTLVVSGYSDSFPEGISVGIVDEFSKKDGNFYAIKVLLSTDFRKLFYVSVIEDHMKEEQDLLEQQISGDQ; encoded by the coding sequence ATGCGTACACTTTTTCGTTTTTTCCAGAAGCATTATACATTTTTCCTCTTTCTTTTATTAGAGGGAATCGCTATATTCTTGCTGGTTCAGAACAATTACATCCAAAGGATTTCATTTGTCCGGGCTACCGGCTCTTTTTCCGGGAGAGTTTATGAACAGGTAAGTACCTGGCGGGAATATGTTCATCTGAATGAAATTAACCGGCAATTACTGGAGGAAAACACAACCCTCCGTAATCGCTTGTCCGAAGCATTTTATGATCTGGATTCTTCTCGTGTAGCATCTTTTGATTCGCTTTATTTCAAAAAATATTCGATCTTATATGCCGAAGTGATCAACAGCACAGTCAACAAACAATATAATTTCATCACTTTAAATAAAGGTAGGCGACAAGGGATCAAAGTAAACATGGCTGTGACCTGTCCTGATGGTATTGTCGGTATTATTCACGGGGTATCTGAACATTTCGCGACGGTTTTACCTGTCATCAACCGGAATTTCAGGGTAAGTACCAAATTCAAGAAAAATAATTTTTACGGATCATTGACATGGGATGGCCGTTCATATCGCCATGCATTACTGAATGAAATTCCTTTACATGCACCTGTTGCAATCGGGGATACCTTGGTGGTATCGGGTTATTCGGACAGCTTTCCCGAAGGTATTTCGGTCGGCATTGTCGATGAATTCAGTAAAAAGGATGGAAATTTTTATGCGATCAAAGTTTTATTGTCTACGGACTTTCGCAAATTATTCTATGTTTCCGTTATTGAAGATCATATGAAAGAGGAGCAGGATTTATTGGAACAACAAATATCCGGAGACCAATGA